One Candidatus Poribacteria bacterium DNA window includes the following coding sequences:
- a CDS encoding alcohol dehydrogenase catalytic domain-containing protein, with translation MSKTMRAIMCREPWDYRLEEVPLPEAGPGEVVIKVNACGVCASDIKCYTGAPLFWGDEHREPYVEAPVIAGHEFIGEVVELGPGAGEKYKLEIGDTAIAEQIVPCWECRYCRTGKYWLCQVHNIYGFQPVVNGGMADYMKFPARSLVYKVPSDIPTASAAVIEPLACSIHAVQRGNIEFGDVVVVAGAGTLGLGMIGAAKLKNPGVLIAIDLMPKRLEVAKKLGADIGINPSETDAVQEVLDLTEGYGCDVYIEATGHPKAVEQGLHMIRKAGTFVEFSVMREPVTVDWTIIGDTKELNIHGSHLGPYAYPLAIDYIHRGLIEVEHIVTHQLPLEDYLTGFEMVQEGSDSIKVQLVP, from the coding sequence ATGTCGAAAACGATGCGAGCGATTATGTGTCGCGAACCGTGGGATTACCGCCTCGAAGAGGTCCCACTGCCGGAGGCAGGGCCCGGTGAAGTCGTCATTAAGGTGAACGCATGCGGCGTTTGCGCGAGCGACATCAAATGTTATACAGGCGCGCCGCTTTTCTGGGGCGACGAACACCGCGAACCATACGTGGAAGCACCCGTTATTGCCGGACACGAATTCATCGGTGAAGTCGTAGAACTCGGTCCAGGGGCAGGTGAGAAATATAAGCTTGAAATCGGTGATACGGCTATCGCAGAGCAGATAGTCCCGTGTTGGGAGTGTCGATATTGTCGAACCGGGAAGTATTGGCTTTGCCAAGTCCACAACATTTACGGGTTTCAACCTGTTGTGAACGGTGGTATGGCGGACTATATGAAGTTTCCGGCACGCTCACTTGTCTACAAAGTCCCTTCCGATATTCCGACGGCGAGTGCTGCGGTGATCGAACCCCTCGCTTGTTCTATTCATGCCGTGCAAAGAGGAAACATTGAGTTCGGTGATGTCGTCGTGGTTGCGGGTGCGGGGACTCTCGGACTGGGTATGATCGGCGCAGCGAAGTTGAAAAATCCAGGGGTGCTTATCGCTATTGACCTGATGCCGAAACGGTTAGAGGTCGCCAAAAAGTTGGGAGCAGATATCGGGATCAATCCCTCGGAAACAGATGCTGTGCAAGAGGTATTAGACCTCACAGAAGGCTACGGGTGCGATGTCTATATTGAGGCAACGGGACATCCCAAAGCGGTTGAGCAGGGACTGCACATGATTCGGAAGGCGGGCACCTTCGTCGAATTCAGTGTCATGCGGGAACCGGTGACAGTGGACTGGACGATCATTGGGGACACAAAGGAGTTGAACATCCACGGTTCACACTTAGGTCCGTATGCGTATCCATTAGCGATCGATTACATCCATCGCGGTCTCATCGAGGTCGAGCACATTGTGACGCATCAACTGCCGTTGGAGGACTATCTTACGGGATTCGAGATGGTCCAAGAAGGGTCGGATTCGATTAAGGTGCAGTTGGTACCGTGA
- a CDS encoding phytanoyl-CoA dioxygenase family protein — MMTPEQRYLFDVTGYLHLENVMTDEELKAAQAAANEYINTPTEELPPGFDSSEKNLPNGFAFAKPLEALTMHRSTWPIIKELTNNKPQLMRGTMIADRAGASESEEGLRLHCAREDFGWHCNRYEVRNGRIFCDDFVVFPYLYDVHPGDGGLLVVPGTHKTFFDRPEHLYNNGRIKDADEIPEGVVNITPKAGDFVIISELLTHGALPWKPKDRYRCVLTLRYRPQHRGESRVPPEVRTRLSPETLELISQAGHYDTKEIVKKDVITLT, encoded by the coding sequence ATGATGACCCCTGAACAACGGTATCTTTTCGATGTCACCGGATACCTTCACTTAGAGAACGTCATGACGGACGAAGAACTGAAAGCGGCACAAGCAGCAGCGAATGAATACATCAATACCCCTACCGAAGAACTTCCACCCGGATTTGATTCCAGCGAAAAAAATCTCCCAAACGGCTTTGCCTTCGCGAAACCCTTAGAGGCACTCACGATGCACCGATCGACGTGGCCTATTATCAAAGAACTGACGAATAACAAACCGCAATTGATGCGTGGCACCATGATTGCGGATCGGGCGGGTGCGTCGGAGTCGGAAGAAGGCCTCCGCTTGCATTGTGCGCGAGAAGATTTTGGATGGCACTGCAACCGTTATGAGGTCCGAAATGGTCGAATCTTTTGTGACGATTTTGTCGTTTTTCCTTACCTCTATGATGTGCATCCGGGGGATGGTGGGTTGTTAGTCGTTCCCGGCACACACAAGACCTTTTTCGATCGTCCTGAACACCTCTACAACAACGGGAGGATTAAGGATGCCGATGAGATTCCAGAAGGGGTTGTTAACATCACGCCGAAGGCAGGGGATTTCGTGATTATCTCTGAGCTCCTGACGCACGGTGCGCTGCCGTGGAAACCGAAAGATCGGTATCGTTGTGTCCTGACCTTACGCTACAGACCGCAGCATCGCGGCGAGAGTCGGGTGCCGCCAGAGGTTAGAACACGATTGTCGCCGGAAACCCTGGAACTCATCTCCCAGGCAGGGCACTATGACACGAAAGAGATCGTTAAAAAGGACGTAATCACCTTGACGTAA
- a CDS encoding type I restriction enzyme HsdR N-terminal domain-containing protein — protein MNDIQILREMLTPNIQVTLQPGQGRPSVQLTDLQSGATVEIKGIPPHSIVIRAEDFENPLTVFNGTKGERKRADFVIVSNDERGRKWIICIETQEMDAKLASHVVQQLKGAYCFITYCQCIGKSFWASDDFLNGYQYRFVSIVELNFNRSKRRTQPFQSMGQLHNRPEIFLKISRSPTVLFHKLIDPVF, from the coding sequence GTGAATGATATTCAGATACTGAGGGAAATGCTCACCCCCAATATCCAAGTTACCTTACAACCGGGTCAGGGAAGACCTTCTGTGCAATTAACCGATTTGCAATCCGGTGCGACTGTCGAAATAAAAGGGATTCCTCCTCACTCTATTGTGATCAGGGCAGAAGATTTTGAGAATCCTCTTACTGTTTTCAATGGAACGAAGGGCGAACGCAAACGGGCTGATTTTGTGATTGTATCCAACGATGAGCGTGGAAGAAAGTGGATTATCTGCATCGAGACGCAGGAAATGGACGCTAAATTGGCTTCCCACGTTGTCCAACAATTAAAAGGGGCATATTGCTTTATTACTTACTGCCAATGCATAGGAAAATCGTTTTGGGCATCGGATGACTTTCTTAATGGTTATCAGTACCGGTTTGTTAGTATTGTAGAACTTAACTTTAACAGGAGCAAGCGTAGAACACAACCTTTCCAATCCATGGGACAACTGCATAATCGTCCCGAGATTTTTCTAAAAATCTCACGGAGCCCTACTGTCCTTTTTCATAAGTTAATTGATCCCGTATTCTGA
- a CDS encoding ATP-binding protein has translation MTVKLKNIGILKQAEFSLGDLTLICGENNTGKTYAACVLFGFLKSWHQFIRFPISDAQIQRALTKQVKIELVPATDDLLTEACRKYTEQLDTIFAAPEGTFQKSEFYFMTDEIDIQGKQFNSLFTGLQSFLFSKGKGSEAAILTSRTTKKQEEKKIDTDSVKSFIDFVIIEHIFSGSLPRPFISSAERTGISTFRKELNFARSQLLKDMARADQQTDLRGLLSKAYQSYPSSIGTDVDFMGQLEDIAKSKSFIAKEHPEILEDFVDIIGGEYTITQNDQLYYIPKGTRLKLTMVESSSAVRSLLDLSFYLNCIAEKGDLLMIDEPELSLHPENQRRIARLFARLVNLGVKVFITTHSDYIVKELNTLIMLNHDKPHLKRVAEENGYQESELINADQVKVYVAEEKLMPLEEGQKRRRRGHTLVPAKIHPRFGIGVSSFDKTIDDMNRIQDEIVWGEE, from the coding sequence TGGCATCAATTCATCCGTTTCCCAATTAGCGATGCCCAAATCCAGCGAGCACTTACAAAACAGGTTAAGATTGAATTGGTGCCAGCAACTGATGACCTACTTACAGAAGCATGCAGGAAATACACCGAGCAACTGGATACAATTTTTGCGGCACCTGAAGGGACGTTTCAGAAGAGTGAATTCTACTTCATGACAGATGAGATTGACATACAAGGTAAACAATTCAACAGCCTATTCACAGGCCTCCAATCTTTCCTATTTTCAAAGGGCAAGGGAAGCGAAGCAGCAATACTTACTTCAAGAACAACAAAAAAACAAGAAGAAAAAAAAATTGATACCGATAGTGTAAAAAGTTTTATTGATTTTGTTATTATCGAGCATATTTTCTCTGGTTCTTTACCCAGACCTTTTATATCTTCAGCTGAGCGTACCGGCATCTCGACTTTTCGGAAAGAACTTAATTTTGCTCGGAGTCAACTGCTGAAAGACATGGCACGAGCAGATCAACAGACGGACTTGCGGGGATTGCTATCCAAGGCGTATCAAAGTTACCCATCGTCAATAGGAACCGATGTCGACTTTATGGGTCAACTTGAAGATATTGCCAAAAGCAAAAGTTTCATTGCCAAAGAGCATCCCGAAATTTTGGAAGACTTTGTAGATATTATCGGGGGCGAATACACCATTACACAAAACGACCAACTCTACTATATTCCGAAAGGCACACGACTCAAATTAACAATGGTGGAAAGTTCAAGTGCCGTGCGTTCACTCTTAGACCTCAGCTTTTATCTCAATTGTATTGCCGAAAAAGGTGATCTGCTGATGATAGACGAACCCGAATTAAGTCTCCATCCGGAAAATCAACGCCGCATCGCCAGACTCTTTGCGAGGCTCGTGAATTTGGGTGTTAAAGTCTTCATCACTACCCACAGCGATTACATCGTCAAAGAACTGAACACACTGATCATGCTCAATCACGACAAGCCACACCTGAAAAGAGTCGCCGAAGAAAACGGTTATCAGGAAAGTGAATTGATTAACGCCGATCAAGTCAAAGTATACGTAGCGGAAGAAAAACTGATGCCATTGGAAGAAGGGCAAAAGAGACGGAGAAGGGGGCATACGCTCGTTCCTGCTAAAATTCATCCAAGATTTGGCATTGGAGTCAGCAGCTTTGATAAGACGATTGATGATATGAACAGGATTCAGGACGAAATTGTCTGGGGGGAAGAGTAG